A single window of Microcebus murinus isolate Inina chromosome 29, M.murinus_Inina_mat1.0, whole genome shotgun sequence DNA harbors:
- the PPM1K gene encoding protein phosphatase Mn(2+)-dependent 1K, whose protein sequence is MSTAGLMTLVRSGGGQARRRVLLGSRLRQEDRRRVPVPLPVPVPVPARHLSTCGPRRSRFDADGSGRPATWDAFGIWDDRIDEPILLPPSIKYGRPIPALSLQRVGRASLIGRRRENEDRCGVARLTDDVLCFAVYDGHGGPAAADFCHAHMERCILDLLPKEKDLETVLTLAFLEIDKAFSSHAHLSADATLLTSGTTATVALLRDGIELVVASVGDSRAILCRKGKPMKLTTDHTPERKDEKERIKKCGGFIAWNSLGQPHVNGRLAMTRSIGDLDLKSSGVIAEPETKRIKLHHADDSFLVLTTDGINFMVNSQEICDAVNQCHDPSEAAHVVTEQAIQYGTEDNSTAVVVPFGAWGKYKNSEINFSFSRSFASSGRWD, encoded by the exons ATGTCCACCGCCGGCTTAATGACCTTGGTGCGGAGCGGCGGGGGCCAGGCGCGGCGCCGGGTGCTGCTGGGGTCCCGCCTGCGGCAGGAGGACCGGCGGCGCGTCCCCGTCCCCCTCCCCGTCCCGGTCCCTGTCCCCGCGCGCCACCTGTCCACCTGCGGGCCCCGCCGCTCGCGCTTCGACGCGGACGGCAGCGGGCGCCCGGCCACGTGGGACGCGTTCGGCATCTGGGACGACCGCATCGACGAGCCCATCCTGCTGCCGCCCAGCATCAAGTACGGCCGGCCCATCCCCGCGCTCAGCCTGCAGAGGGTGGGCCGCGCCTCGCTCATCGGCCGGCGCCGCGAGAACGAGGACCGCTGCGGCGTGGCGCGGCTCACCGACGACGTGCTCTGCTTCGCCGTGTACGACGGGCACGGCGGGCCCGCGGCCGCAGACTTCTGCCACGCGCACATGGAGCGCTGCATCCT GGATTTGCTTCCTAAGGAGAAGGACTTGGAAACTGTGTTGACCTTGGCTTTTCTAGAAATAGATAAAGCGTTTTCAAGTCATGCCCACCTCTCTGCTGACG CAACGCTCCTGACCTCGGGGACTACGGCAACAGTAGCCCTGTTGCGAGATGGCATTGAACTGGTCGTCGCCAGTGTCGGGGACAGCCGGGCTATTTTGTGCAGAAAAGGAAAACCCATGAAGCTGACCACTGACCATActccagaaagaaaagatgaaaaagaaag GATCAAGAAATGCGGTGGCTTTATAGCTTGGAATAGTTTGGGGCAGCCTCACGTGAATGGCAGACTCGCAATGACAAGGAGTATCGGCGATTTGGATCTTAAATCCAGCGGGGTGATAGCAGAGCCTGAAACAAAGAGGATTAAG CTCCATCATGCCGACGACAGCTTCCTGGTCCTCACCACAGACGGAATCAACTTCATGGTGAACAGTCAAGAGATCTGTGACGCCGTCAACCAGTGCCACGATCCCAGCGAGGCAGCCCACGTGGTGACTGAGCAG GCAATACAGTATGGCACCGAGGACAACAGTACTGCCGTGGTGGTGCCTTTCGGGGCGTGGGGAAAATACAAGAACTCTGAGATCAACTTCTCATTCAGCAGAAGCTTTGCCTCCAGCGGACGATGGGACTGA